The Salvelinus sp. IW2-2015 linkage group LG6.2, ASM291031v2, whole genome shotgun sequence genome window below encodes:
- the LOC111965449 gene encoding protocadherin beta-16, producing MVLLLINRIINKGFTIEQLCVKRXSWLRFWGIVLLFGASFGDVRYSVPEEMERGSVIGNLALDLGLELVEIGARRARIVAEGTRQLCELDYGSGSLLVSQRIDREELCVQAAVCVLQYQLLLEDPLKVYGLVLDIQDMNDNSPAFATGKIDLDLVESTVLGRRFPLESAHDPDLXTNSVXDYKLSHNDHFALEMNTQVNGIAYPELVLKKALDRETQAEYTLTISGVDGGNPARSGTASVHIHVLDANDNVPVFSQRTYKASLIENCAMGVLVATLNATDLDXGXYGEVTYYFSHVSDKTRGIVEIDPVSGEVRVAGQVDYEEASAHELDVQAKDGGGQASHCKLIIEVIDVNDNEPVIAVKTASASVSEDSKPGTMVALLNVYDLDTGNSGRVKCAISNDIPFKLISEVKNYYMLVTDGVLDREMNPHYNITVTAIDSGSPELFSRNVISITVGDVNDNPPTFTQSEYTAKVWENQHRGTLVIRVRAEDLDAGPNAKILYSLSEGMNPETFSSLSLNAETGELFTSRPFDYEQASHYQVGVTAQDGGDPPLSGTCTVRVFVGDHNDNTPVVLYPVQSSGFIAEDLVPLEAPKGYLVTKVLAVDADSGNNAWLSYHVVKASQPNLFTVGLHSGEIRTVRPFVEQDEPKQTLVITVRDNGPQSLSATATVNVVIGDDVPVLNELFENTDDDSQASYNLTLBLKIALATVSSLLLVLISAVVYFKTCRRGFVYRASSLPVFPAAYGPPRYADVSRCGSVLKDDRYDSFLTTGSWKGDFRFGSSIDTDPLRKSSVAYQKGTLRRTSLKVSLWEWVSDDVVH from the coding sequence ATGGTTTTACTACTAATAAATCGTATTATCAACAAGGGATTTACCATAGAGCAACTGTGCGTAAAACGGAGMAGCTGGCTGCGATTTTGGGGGATTGTGCTTCTCTTCGGCGCGTCGTTTGGAGATGTGCGCTACTCCGTACCAGAGGAGATGGAGCGCGGCTCGGTCATTGGGAACCTGGCTCTGGATCTGGGGCTGGAATTAGTTGAGATTGGTGCACGTCGAGCCCGCATCGTGGCGGAGGGCACTCGGCAGCTTTGTGAGCTTGACTATGGTTCGGGCTCTCTGTTGGTCAGCcagaggatagatagagaggagtTGTGCGTGCAGGCAGCTGTCTGCGTCCTACAGTATCAGCTGCTGCTGGAGGATCCSCTCAAAGTGTACGGTCTTGTTTTGGACATTCAGGATATGAATGACAATAGCCCTGCTTTTGCTACTGGGAAAATTGATCTGGACCTGGTCGAGTCGACGGTGCTGGGGAGACGCTTCCCTCTGGAGAGTGCGCATGACCCTGATTTGGSCACCAACTCGGTTRGTGATTATAAACTGAGTCACAATGATCATTTTGCCTTAGAAATGAACACTCAAGTGAATGGAATAGCATACCCAGAGCTGGTTCTGAAAAAAGCTTTGGACCGGGAGACCCAGGCAGAATACACTCTGACCATCAGTGGGGTTGACGGGGGTAATCCTGCCAGGTCAGGTACCGCGTCTGTTCACATCCATGTTCTGGATGCCAATGACAACGTCCCCGTTTTCAGCCAGAGGACATACAAAGCCTCTCTGATCGAGAATTGTGCCATGGGCGTTTTGGTGGCGACGCTGAACGCCACTGATTTAGATGKCGGTGRATATGGGGAGGTAACCTACTATTTCAGTCACGTGTCTGACAAAACTAGAGGCATCGTTGAAATTGACCCTGTGAGTGGGGAGGTGAGGGTGGCGGGTCAAGTGGACTATGAGGAGGCGAGTGCGCACGAACTTGACGTCCAGGCTAAAGATGGCGGGGGTCAGGCATCACACTGTAAACTCATCATTGAAGTGATTGATGTGAACGACAATGAACCAGTTATTGCCGTGAAAACAGCCTCGGCTAGCGTTTCTGAGGATTCTAAACCCGGTACCATGGTTGCTCTGCTAAACGTGTATGACCTGGACACTGGAAACAGTGGTCGGGTCAAGTGTGCCATCTCAAACGACATACCTTTCAAGTTGATATCAGAGGTTAAGAACTACTATATGTTAGTGACTGATGGTGTATTAGATAGAGAGATGAACCCACACTATAACATCACGGTGACGGCTATTGACTCTGGTTCTCCCGAACTGTTCAGTAGAAACGTGATATCCATCACAGTGGGTGACGTGAATGACAACCCCCCTACATTTACGCAGAGCGAGTACACCGCCAAAGTTTGGGAAAACCAACACAGAGGCACGTTAGTGATAAGGGTGAGAGCCGAGGACCTAGACGCAGGACCCAATGCTAAAATACTGTACTCTTTATCAGAAGGCATGAACCCYGAAacattctcttccctctcccttaaCGCGGAGACCGGAGAGCTCTTCACCTCGCGCCCCTTTGATTATGAGCAGGCCAGTCACTATCAGGTAGGAGTGACAGCTCAAGACGGTGGTGACCCTCCTCTTTCCGGTACTTGCACTGTGAGGGTGTTCGTCGGTGACCATAATGACAACACGCCAGTTGTTCTGTATCCTGTCCAATCATCTGGCTTCATCGCTGAGGACCTGGTGCCACTGGAGGCACCTAAAGGTTACCTGGTTACCAAAGTGCTTGCTGTAGATGCTGACTCTGGCAATAACGCGTGGCTCTCCTACCACGTGGTCAAAGCGTCTCAGCCCAACCTCTTCACTGTTGGCCTGCACAGCGGGGAAATCAGGACTGTGAGGCCATTTGTAGAGCAGGACGAGCCTAAACAAACTCTTGTGATCACGGTAAGGGACAACGGGCCTCAGTCTCTCTCAGCCACTGCCACAGTCAATGTAGTCATTGGCGATGACGTGCCTGTTTTAAACGAGCTTTTTGAGAACACGGACGATGACTCACAGGCGAGCTATAACTTGACGCTTRATTTGAAAATCGCCCTGGCGACcgtgtcttctctcctccttgtTCTGATCAGTGCGGTCGTGTACTTCAAGACGTGTCGACGCGGGTTTGTATACCGCGCATCTAGCCTCCCAGTCTTCCCCGCAGCCTACGGCCCCCCGAGATACGCTGACGTCAGCCGGTGTGGAAGTGTCCTGAAAGATGACCGATACGACTCCTTTCTGACCACTGGCTCGTGGAAAGGTGACTTCCGTTTCGGGTCCTCCATAGACACTGACCCGTTGAGGAAAAGCAGCGTGGCCTATCAAAAAGGCACACTCAGACGCACAAGTCTCAAGGTGAGCCTATGGGAATGGGTCTCTGATGACGTAGTTCATTAA